From a single Glycine soja cultivar W05 chromosome 19, ASM419377v2, whole genome shotgun sequence genomic region:
- the LOC114399899 gene encoding uncharacterized protein LOC114399899 isoform X4, with translation MKHLFGTWKGVFPPQSLQMIEKELGFAPAVNSSASVSATVRSDLQSQRPPHSIHVNPKYLERQRLQQSSRSKGVVNDMTEAVLNSNEDLERPDRALSAARPWLDPRINMLCCILQNNQHTHRDAFNDSVPEKSMDGSSYGGSEYSSVISSNLGSGAGRTGSKLIDLGHDRTWFKTDGGDADTTSGQRNGFNLKHSFSNHEAPKSMNLDAHCQPRQSITNKQNDVMSCNWKTSEEEEFMWDEIDNGLIDHGPNVSKTLSTDTWMADVENLEGEDHLQITRPFGAKVNREISTVKNQLPGLGGHPPSSWQLQNLKPGYSEGFVSSHSALPANASSLTVKKGNQSFMSNSVVGRVKFVGQQFDSGETESPSWQSPLRQQSPSLPGTVHHPHSMQNFADQELPQNLKTSQFLGGPITQHIRDHSLTLRPIVQVGNLRRSQEKDMQGPLSSMTSFRPKLQQKQLDPSQSKVSLTRETSAQLTTNNLSAAPVKSGVIPKKSITCDPDPRKHPSQTGVQPTQSGRPTTLDPLHNDSSTLPKNTQGKAGQPPQRLSTQPPASSNISSSSAPTLNTAKNNKLNPISNLLSSLVAKGLISAETESPTMVPSEVPKGSKDQTEIITTSCSLPVTSISGSAAVPVSSSGDEVDSATKTSLASPQSTSTEIRNLVGFDFRPNVIREFHPSVIRELWDDFPHNCKVCGIKLKQEELFNRHLEWHATREHGPIKASRSWYAESSDWIAGKAEYSSESGFNDSVDVHEQKTDSSQLDTMVLADENQCLCVLCGELFEDAYCHERNEWMFKGAVYMNYSDVNCEMESRNVGPIIHAKCLSENSIVTNLAFLQKQIA, from the exons ATGAAACATCTTTTTGGAACTTGGAAAGGAGTCTTTCCTCCTCAGTCCCTTCAGATGATTGAGAAGGAACTTGGCTTTGCACCTGCAGTCAATAGTTCAGCTTCAGTATCTGCTACAGTCAGGAGTGATTTGCAGTCACAACGCCCACCTCATAGTATCCATGTGAATCCCAAGTATTTAGAAAGGCAGCGTCTTCAGCAGTCAAGTAGG AGTAAAGGAGTAGTTAATGATATGACTGAAGCTGTTTTAAACTCAAATGAGGATTTGGAGAGGCCAGATAGAGCTTTGAGTGCTGCTCGACCATGGCTGGATCCTAGGATTAACATGCTT TGCTGTATATTGCAGAATAATCAGCACACACATAGAGATGCATTTAATGATTCTGTTCCTGAAAAGAGCATGGATGGGTCATCATACGGAGGCAGTGAATATAGTTCTGTCATTTCAAGTAATTTGGGTTCAGGGGCTGGAAGAACTGGAAGTAAGCTCATTGATTTAGGACATGACAGAACATGGTTCAAAACAGATGGTGGTGATGCAGATACTACATCTGGGCAAAGAAATGGTTTCAATCTGAAGCATAGTTTTTCTAATCATGAAGCACCAAAGTCCATGAATTTGGATGCACATTGTCAGCCGAGACAAAGCATAACTAACAAACAGAACGATGTGATGTCATGTAACTGGAAAACTTCTGAAGAAGAGGAGTTCATGTGGGATGAGATTGACAATGGTTTGATTGATCATGGACCCAATGTATCAAAAACTTTGAGCACGGACACATGGATGGCAGATGTTGAAAATTTG GAAGGTGAAGATCACCTCCAAATTACACGCCCTTTTGGGGCAAAGGTCAATAGAGAAATATCCACTGTTAAGAATCAATTACCTGGTTTGGGGGGCCATCCACCATCATCGTGGCAATTGCAGAATCTAAAGCCAGGCTACTCAGAAGGATTTGTGTCCTCTCATAGTGCCTTACCAGCCAATGCAAGTTCTTTGACTGTCAAGAAGGGGAACCAATCCTTTATGTCGAATTCGGTAGTAGGAAGGGTCAAATTTGTGGGACAACAATTTGATTCTGGGGAAACTGAATCCCCTTCTTGGCAGTCACCTTTGCGGCAACAGTCTCCATCACTGCCAGGAACAGTACACCACCCTCATTCAATGCAAAATTTTGCTGACCAAGAATTACCCCAGAATCTCAAAACCTCTCAATTTTTGGGAGGTCCGATAACTCAGCATATTAGAGATCACTCCCTTACGCTACGCCCGATTGTTCAGGTTGGTAACTTGCGAAGATCACAGGAAAAGGACATGCAGGGCCCGTTATCTTCCATGACTTCTTTTCGACCAAAGCTTCAGCAAAAGCAGCTGGACCCGTCTCAGTCTAAAGTTTCTTTAACCAGAGAAACTTCAGCACAGTTGACCACAAATAATTTGTCAGCTGCACCTGTCAAGAGTGGAGTCATCCCCAAGAAATCAATTACCTGTGATCCGGATCCAAGGAAGCATCCATCTCAGACTGGGGTTCAGCCTACTCAGTCTGGTAGACCTACCACATTAGATCCTCTGCATAATGACTCATCTACACTGCCAAAAAACACTCAAGGAAAGGCTGGACAACCACCACAAAGGCTTTCTACTCAACCACCCGCTTCCTCTAACATTAGCAGTTCCTCAGCTCCGACCTTAAATACtgccaaaaataataaactaaatcCAATTTCAAACCTTTTAAGCTCATTGGTTGCAAAGGGTTTGATATCTGCAGAAACAGAATCACCAACTATGGTACCAAGTGAGGTTCCGAAGGGATCCAAAGATCAAACTGAAATAATTACCACCAGTTGTTCTTTACCAGTTACATCAATTTCTGGTTCTGCAGCTGTCCCAGTATCGTCTTCCGGAGATGAGGTAGATTCTGCTACAAAAACCTCTCTCGCCTCACCTCAATCAACTAGCACGGAAATCAGAAATCTTGTTGGCTTTGATTTTAGACCTAATGTAATTCGAGAATTCCACCCATCAGTAATTAGGGAATTATGGGATGATTTCCCTCATAATTGCAAAGTTTGTGGTATTAAGCTTAAACAAGAAGAACTGTTTAATAGACATTTGGAGTGGCATGCCACAAGAGAACATGGTCCAATTAAGGCATCAAGAAGTTGGTATGCTGAGTCTAGTGACTGGATTGCTGGCAAGGCAGAATATTCATCTGAGTCTGGGTTTAATGATTCTGTTGATGTACACGAACAAAAAACAGACAGCAGTCAATTGGATACGATGGTTCTAGCAGATGAAAACCAGTGTCTGTGTGTATTGTGTGGCGAGCTATTTGAAGATGCGTACTGTCATGAAAGGAACGAGTGGATGTTCAAAGGGGCCGTTTACATGAACTATTCAGATGTCAACTGTGAGATGGAAAGTAGAAATGTGGGTCCCATCATTCATGCCAAATGCTTATCAGAGAACTCAATCGTCACCAATTTG GCCTTTCTACAAAAACAGATTGCATAA